In one window of Thunnus thynnus chromosome 23, fThuThy2.1, whole genome shotgun sequence DNA:
- the gpr19 gene encoding probable G-protein coupled receptor 19, with translation MVYAQSANTVGVNPSLYSPSFTYQMSFNYSERENSTVLATLPTTPLCSQEGSSFSLPNGTSTSYELTSGEVAVLGLVFGVLWLVSILGNALVCLVIHRSRRTQSTTNYFVVSMACADLLMSLGCAPFILLQVASGRWPLSAAACKAVRYLQHLCPGVQVYVLLSISVDRFYTIVYPLSFKVSREKAKKMILASWLFDAAFVSPCFFFYGSTPADSSHCDFFLPDSWGSIAYAAVHLVFGFVVPAGLIVSFYQRVIRYIWRISADGHTVRRTMNIVPRTKVKTIKMFLMLNSVFFLTWTPFYVAQLWHPRESNSPSRQGLLFFTAITWISFSSTASKPTLYSVYNANFRRGMRETFCMSSMKCYRSNAYTITASSRMAKKNYIGVVDIPVQAKTVTKDSVYDTFDREAKEKKVAWPTNANPPNTFV, from the coding sequence ATGGTTTATGCTCAGTCAGCAAACACAGTTGGTGTCAATCCCTCCCTTTACTCTCCATCTTTCACGTATCAGATGTCATTTAACTATTCCGAGAGGGAAAACTCGACTGTCCTGGCAACCTTACCCACAACTCCCCTCTGCAGCCAAGAGGGCTCGTCCTTCAGTCTGCCAAACGGGACCTCCACCTCCTATGAGCTGACTTCAGGCGAGGTTGCCGTCTTGGGCTTGGTATTCGGGGTTCTCTGGCTGGTCTCCATCCTGGGAAATGCCCTCGTCTGCCTGGTCATCCACCGGAGCCGACGGACTCAGTCCACCACCAACTACTTTGTGGTGTCAATGGCCTGTGCAGACCTGCTCATGAGCCTGGGCTGCGCCCCCTTCATTCTCCTGCAGGTCGCCTCGGGTCGATGGCCGCTGAGCGCCGCTGCCTGCAAGGCTGTGCGCTACCTGCAGCACCTTTGCCCCGGTGTGCAGGTCTACGTCCTGCTTTCAATCTCTGTAGACCGCTTCTATACAATCGTCTATCCCCTCAGCTTCAAGGTGTCcagagagaaagcaaagaagATGATCCTGGCCTCATGGCTGTTTGACGCAGCCTTTGTCTCTCcctgcttcttcttctatgGCTCCACACCTGCAGACAGCAGTCATTGTGACTTTTTCCTTCCAGACAGCTGGGGCAGTATAGCGTATGCCGCCGTTCACCTCGTCTTTGGTTTCGTGGTGCCAGCAGGGCTGATTGTGTCATTCTACCAGCGGGTGATTCGCTACATCTGGAGGATCAGTGCCGACGGGCACACAGTGCGTCGGACAATGAACATCGTCCCCCGGACTAAAGTCAAGACCATCAAGATGTTCCTCATGCtcaattcagttttctttctcaCCTGGACGCCCTTCTACGTTGCCCAGCTGTGGCACCCGAGGGAGTCTAACAGTCCCAGCAGGCAAGGGCTGCTGTTCTTCACGGCCATCACCTGGATCTCCTTCAGCTCCACGGCGTCCAAGCCAACTCTGTACTCTGTCTACAATGCAAACTTCAGACGGGGCATGAGGGAGACCTTCTGCATGTCATCCATGAAATGCTACCGCAGTAATGCTTACACCATCACGGCAAGCTCTCGAATGGCCAAAAAGAACTACATCGGGGTGGTGGACATTCCTGTGCAAGCAAAGACAGTCACCAAGGACTCTGTTTACGATACATTTGATCGAGAAGCAAAGGAAAAGAAAGTAGCCTGGCCCACTAACGCCAACCCTCCAAATACTTTTGTGTAA
- the crebl2 gene encoding cAMP-responsive element-binding protein-like 2 codes for MDENKMVAGKVKKPGKRGRKPAKIDLKAKLERSRQSARECRARKKLRYQYLEELVSSKERAICALREELEMYKQWCSAMDQGKIPSEIKALLTGDDHKMSQGGSSTKTSKNSKNNNNNISSSNGQG; via the exons ATGGATGAAAACAAG ATGGTGGCTGGTAAAGTGAAGAAGCCGGGCAAACGCGGCCGCAAACCTGCAAAGATCGACCTGAAGGCCAAACTGGAGCGAAGCCGTCAGAGCGCCAGAGAGTGCAGAGCCAGGAAGAAGCTGAGATACCAGTACCTGGAGGAACTGGTTTCCAGTAAGGAGAGAGCCATCTGCGCACTGCGGGAGGAGCTGGAGATg TACAAACAGTGGTGTTCAGCCATGGATCAGGGGAAGATCCCCTCAGAGATTAAAGCTCTTCTGACGGGCGACGACCACAAAATGTCTCAAGGCGGCAGCAGCACCAAGACGTCCAAGAACagcaagaacaacaacaacaacatcagcagcagcaacggTCAGGgttag